A single window of Ananas comosus cultivar F153 linkage group 19, ASM154086v1, whole genome shotgun sequence DNA harbors:
- the LOC109724744 gene encoding patellin-4 isoform X2 codes for MAVEVKSDGAQMAESVDASPKAEEVAEKQKQQEQEQEQEQQEEEYSAVPAVAKSASFKEESNFLSDLKESERKALTELRAKVEEAIAENKLFRKETEQEKPEEKAEEEKAKAEAEEAEKPDSVEKEEENSETIHEAAAAKKPESEEAEAEPERKEEKPAEAVSEEKAVEVSLWGVPLLPSKGSERTDVILLKFLRARDFKVKDAFEMLEKTLQWRKDSNIDSILDEEGLGSDLDAACYMDGVDREGHPVCYNVPGVFEDGELYQKAFGTEEGRGNFVRWRVRVMEKGIEELDLRPGGVTSILQIMDLKNSPGPSKKELRATMKQVVQLLQDNYPEFVARTIFINVPFWYYAFSAILSPFLTQRTKSKFVFARPAKVTETLLKYIPAEAIPIKYGGLKRENDAEFSVEDGGVTELIIKANSTENIEIPAPEAGTTVIWDLIVLGWEVNYKEEFVPTDEGSYTIIVKKEKKMGPQEEAVRNSFKNYEPGKVVLTIENNTFKKKKVLYRYKAKNSPKEC; via the exons ATGGCCGTTGAAGTGAAATCCGACGGGGCTCAGATGGCGGAATCCGTCGACGCTTCCCCCAAGGCGGAGGAGGTTGCggagaagcagaagcagcaggagcaggagcaggagcaggagcagCAGGAAGAGGAGTACTCCGCGGTTCCTGCTGTGGCGAAAAGCGCTTCCTTCAAGGAGGAGAGCAACTTCCTCTCCGATCTGAAGGAGAGCGAGAGGAAGGCGTTAACGGAGCTCCGAGCGAAGGTCGAAGAGGCCATTGCTGAGAACAAGCTCTTCCGGAAGGAAACGGAGCAAGAGAAGCCCGAGGAGAAAGCAGAGGAGGAAAAAGCCAAAGCCGAAGCCGAAGAGGCGGAAAAGCCCGATTCGGttgagaaagaggaggagaactCCGAGACGATCCACGAAGCCGCCGCGGCTAAAAAGCCGGAATCCGAAGAAGCTGAAGCCGAGCCGGAGCGCAAAGAAGAGAAGCCCGCAGAAGCAGTCTCTGAGGAGAAGGCCGTCGAG GTATCACTCTGGGGAGTCCCTCTGTTACCGAGCAAAGGCTCGGAGAGAACCGACGTGATCCTCCTAAAGTTCCTCCGCGCGCGCGATTTCAAAGTGAAGGACGCCTTCGAGATGCTCGAGAAAACGCTCCAATGGAGGAAGGACTCGAACATCGATTCGATCCTCGACGAGGAAGGGCTAGGGAGCGATCTCGACGCGGCGTGCTACATGGACGGCGTGGATCGCGAGGGCCACCCGGTGTGTTACAACGTGCCGGGCGTGTTCGAGGACGGCGAGCTCTATCAGAAGGCGTTCGGGACGGAAGAAGGGAGGGGGAATTTCGTAAGGTGGAGGGTTCGGGTGATGGAGAAGGGGATCGAGGAGCTCGATCTTAGGCCTGGCGGTGTCACGTCGATTCTTCAGATCATGGACTTGAAGAACTCGCCTGGGCCGTCGAAGAAGGAATTGAGGGCTACGATGAAGCAGGTTGTGCAGCTGCTTCAGGATAACTACCCGGAATTTGTCGCGAGGACT ATCTTCATCAATGTTCCCTTCTGGTACTACGCGTTCAGCGctattctctctcctttcttgACCCAAAGAACCAAGAGCAAGTTCGTCTTTGCGCGTCCAGCGAAGGTCACTGAAACTCTTCTTAA atACATCCCAGCTGAAGCTATTCCAATCAAATACGGGGGCCTGAAGCGTGAAAATGACGCTGAATTTTCGGTAGAAGATGGTGGGGTTACTGAGCTAATAATCAAAGCTAATTCAACTGAAAATATTGAGATTCCTGCTCCTGAG GCTGGAACTACAGTTATTTGGGATTTGATTGTGCTGGGATGGGAGGTGAACTACAAAGAGGAATTCGTTCCAACTGATGAGGGATCATACACTATCATTGttaagaaggagaagaagatgggCCCGCAAGAGGAGGCGGTCCGAAACTCGTTTAAAAACTACGAGCCCGGGAAAGTCGTCCTGACGATCGAGAACAACAcattcaagaagaagaaggtcttgtACAGATACAAGGCGAAGAATTCGCCAAAAGAGTGTTGA
- the LOC109724744 gene encoding patellin-4 isoform X1 — MAVEVKSDGAQMAESVDASPKAEEVAEKQKQQEQEQEQEQQEEEYSAVPAVAKSASFKEESNFLSDLKESERKALTELRAKVEEAIAENKLFRKETEQEKPEEKAEEEKAKAEAEEAEKPDSVEKEEENSETIHEAAAAKKPESEEAEAEPERKEEKPAEAVSEEKAVEQVSLWGVPLLPSKGSERTDVILLKFLRARDFKVKDAFEMLEKTLQWRKDSNIDSILDEEGLGSDLDAACYMDGVDREGHPVCYNVPGVFEDGELYQKAFGTEEGRGNFVRWRVRVMEKGIEELDLRPGGVTSILQIMDLKNSPGPSKKELRATMKQVVQLLQDNYPEFVARTIFINVPFWYYAFSAILSPFLTQRTKSKFVFARPAKVTETLLKYIPAEAIPIKYGGLKRENDAEFSVEDGGVTELIIKANSTENIEIPAPEAGTTVIWDLIVLGWEVNYKEEFVPTDEGSYTIIVKKEKKMGPQEEAVRNSFKNYEPGKVVLTIENNTFKKKKVLYRYKAKNSPKEC; from the exons ATGGCCGTTGAAGTGAAATCCGACGGGGCTCAGATGGCGGAATCCGTCGACGCTTCCCCCAAGGCGGAGGAGGTTGCggagaagcagaagcagcaggagcaggagcaggagcaggagcagCAGGAAGAGGAGTACTCCGCGGTTCCTGCTGTGGCGAAAAGCGCTTCCTTCAAGGAGGAGAGCAACTTCCTCTCCGATCTGAAGGAGAGCGAGAGGAAGGCGTTAACGGAGCTCCGAGCGAAGGTCGAAGAGGCCATTGCTGAGAACAAGCTCTTCCGGAAGGAAACGGAGCAAGAGAAGCCCGAGGAGAAAGCAGAGGAGGAAAAAGCCAAAGCCGAAGCCGAAGAGGCGGAAAAGCCCGATTCGGttgagaaagaggaggagaactCCGAGACGATCCACGAAGCCGCCGCGGCTAAAAAGCCGGAATCCGAAGAAGCTGAAGCCGAGCCGGAGCGCAAAGAAGAGAAGCCCGCAGAAGCAGTCTCTGAGGAGAAGGCCGTCGAG CAGGTATCACTCTGGGGAGTCCCTCTGTTACCGAGCAAAGGCTCGGAGAGAACCGACGTGATCCTCCTAAAGTTCCTCCGCGCGCGCGATTTCAAAGTGAAGGACGCCTTCGAGATGCTCGAGAAAACGCTCCAATGGAGGAAGGACTCGAACATCGATTCGATCCTCGACGAGGAAGGGCTAGGGAGCGATCTCGACGCGGCGTGCTACATGGACGGCGTGGATCGCGAGGGCCACCCGGTGTGTTACAACGTGCCGGGCGTGTTCGAGGACGGCGAGCTCTATCAGAAGGCGTTCGGGACGGAAGAAGGGAGGGGGAATTTCGTAAGGTGGAGGGTTCGGGTGATGGAGAAGGGGATCGAGGAGCTCGATCTTAGGCCTGGCGGTGTCACGTCGATTCTTCAGATCATGGACTTGAAGAACTCGCCTGGGCCGTCGAAGAAGGAATTGAGGGCTACGATGAAGCAGGTTGTGCAGCTGCTTCAGGATAACTACCCGGAATTTGTCGCGAGGACT ATCTTCATCAATGTTCCCTTCTGGTACTACGCGTTCAGCGctattctctctcctttcttgACCCAAAGAACCAAGAGCAAGTTCGTCTTTGCGCGTCCAGCGAAGGTCACTGAAACTCTTCTTAA atACATCCCAGCTGAAGCTATTCCAATCAAATACGGGGGCCTGAAGCGTGAAAATGACGCTGAATTTTCGGTAGAAGATGGTGGGGTTACTGAGCTAATAATCAAAGCTAATTCAACTGAAAATATTGAGATTCCTGCTCCTGAG GCTGGAACTACAGTTATTTGGGATTTGATTGTGCTGGGATGGGAGGTGAACTACAAAGAGGAATTCGTTCCAACTGATGAGGGATCATACACTATCATTGttaagaaggagaagaagatgggCCCGCAAGAGGAGGCGGTCCGAAACTCGTTTAAAAACTACGAGCCCGGGAAAGTCGTCCTGACGATCGAGAACAACAcattcaagaagaagaaggtcttgtACAGATACAAGGCGAAGAATTCGCCAAAAGAGTGTTGA